In a single window of the uncultured Dysgonomonas sp. genome:
- a CDS encoding DUF6055 domain-containing protein, which produces MKIKELLIILLLTPLMPLSACGDSNTPEIEAPDPGGKEDPDPDDSKEIYYPSSVWNVAENNNYQSESSQFSIHRMSKTPNLVAFWEKGFGNDPSSTSDTKFRFPLKDMMEESDKMFIFFRDKLKFVEKGKSLTDKYKMTLYIYYNEDGTVYGGGADNKIGVMWLSPGRVKTKPYGAMAHEMGHAFQYMVSVDGGWGYSSSPAGSRGQAIFEMTSQYMLWQYYPDWITFENYHLETFMTNTHKAFLHEDNRYCSPFVLEYWADKHGVDFIGKLWRESKQGEDPVMTYKRLTEIDQEKFNDEILDAGRKFITWDMERVKEASAAYINKHTSAFTSVGNGWYQIAEKRCPQNYGYNGVQLEVPTAGTEVVLDFKGVAGASGFRDVNKDKAGWRYGFVALKENGERVYGDVYSKATGQAKFIVPEKTTHLWLVVTGAPTQHWEHIWDENTGNDEQWPYQIKLTGTTLHSSVQK; this is translated from the coding sequence ATGAAAATCAAGGAACTATTGATCATTCTTCTTCTAACCCCACTAATGCCCCTGTCGGCTTGCGGAGACTCTAATACTCCCGAGATAGAGGCCCCCGATCCGGGAGGCAAAGAAGATCCGGATCCAGATGACTCAAAGGAGATTTATTACCCTTCTTCAGTATGGAATGTGGCTGAAAACAACAATTATCAGAGTGAAAGCAGCCAATTCAGTATTCACAGGATGAGTAAAACGCCTAATCTGGTTGCTTTTTGGGAAAAGGGCTTCGGAAATGACCCATCTTCTACTAGTGATACGAAATTCCGCTTTCCGCTCAAAGATATGATGGAAGAAAGCGACAAAATGTTTATATTCTTTCGCGATAAATTAAAATTTGTAGAGAAAGGGAAATCTCTCACCGACAAATACAAAATGACATTATATATCTACTATAATGAAGATGGAACAGTATATGGAGGAGGTGCCGACAATAAAATCGGAGTTATGTGGTTATCACCGGGCAGAGTAAAAACCAAACCTTACGGCGCCATGGCGCACGAAATGGGGCATGCATTCCAGTATATGGTATCAGTTGATGGAGGATGGGGATATTCGAGCAGTCCTGCTGGAAGCAGAGGCCAGGCTATCTTTGAAATGACTTCACAGTATATGTTATGGCAATATTACCCAGACTGGATAACATTTGAGAACTACCATCTTGAAACATTCATGACCAATACACACAAAGCATTCCTGCACGAAGACAACCGATATTGTTCGCCGTTTGTTCTCGAATATTGGGCAGATAAGCACGGAGTCGACTTCATAGGGAAGCTATGGCGCGAATCGAAGCAGGGAGAAGACCCTGTAATGACCTATAAGCGCTTAACAGAAATCGATCAAGAGAAATTTAATGACGAGATACTCGATGCCGGACGCAAATTTATAACCTGGGATATGGAACGGGTAAAGGAAGCCTCTGCTGCTTATATAAATAAACATACATCAGCTTTCACCTCTGTAGGGAACGGCTGGTATCAGATCGCCGAAAAAAGATGTCCGCAAAACTATGGATACAACGGTGTTCAGCTCGAAGTACCAACCGCAGGCACAGAAGTTGTTTTGGACTTTAAGGGTGTCGCCGGAGCTTCCGGGTTCAGAGATGTAAATAAAGATAAGGCGGGTTGGAGATATGGATTTGTTGCATTGAAAGAAAATGGAGAACGCGTTTATGGAGATGTATACTCCAAAGCAACAGGACAAGCTAAATTTATAGTTCCGGAAAAAACAACTCACTTATGGTTAGTTGTAACGGGAGCCCCTACTCAACACTGGGAGCATATATGGGATGAGAATACAGGAAATGATGAGCAATGGCCATATCAAATAAAACTGACAGGAACCACTCTTCATAGTTCTGTACAGAAATAA